Part of the Verrucomicrobiota bacterium genome is shown below.
TGTGGGGCTCTGAGACCTATCTGCGCGCTCGGAGCCAGCGATACTCACCGCTGGAATCGTTCCTCTTTAGCACGGCCTCCTCAGTCGTTTGGGAGTTCGGTTTTGAAAGTTTTGTGGCGCAGCCATCAAGACAAGATCTGCTGATAACCTCAACCGTGGGATCGCTGCTGGGTGAGTTTCGCTATCGCCTAAAACACAATCTGACAAAGCGGGAAGGGCAGCGATACCGCGTGCTAGAAATCCTTATTGATCCTCTGCAGGGCCTCACGGAATGGGCTGGAGACAGAATGGGCAATGATTGGCGCGAACCCGCCTATCATGAAATCCGTGAAACACGCAGAGATACTTACGTGGATATCGGGCCAATGATTCGTCCAGGTGGCAAACTGGGGCTCATGCTACGCTACGAGCGGCTCTTTTAGGAATATATAAGATGGGCTGGGGTGTATTTCTCCGATCAAAACCGTTTTGTTCCGAAAGGAGGATGTCGTCTATCCTGACTGAGAACCTAAATTCGGATGGAGCCATCTCTTACATCGAACAAAAAGTGTCGGGGGAAATGGTCCAAATCAAAGCAGAAGTATACCGCGCAGGAACGTCTGCTCGACGAGGAACGCCTCCTATCATCTAATCTCACCACCCCTAAATCCTCCTTCCACGGCAACAAGCCGTTGATTTTTGACATTTTGTTTCTACCTAAATCCTTGATAGATCGCGAATAATCTTTCGAGCAAGAAATCCATTGATCTCGTTGTGTCTCGGAACCGGTTGGGTCCTTCGGGTCTCCGGGTTGTGATAGATGTCGGGCTTGAATCCGTGGTGGAGTAGCTGGCAGCCTTGCTTCTCCAGCTTTCGGATCAAGTCGCGAGGCTTCATCCGATTTCCAACTCTTCCACTTTCCGAATCCCAGGAAGATCCCCTTTTGAGAATTCGTCATGC
Proteins encoded:
- a CDS encoding type II toxin-antitoxin system HicA family toxin, which codes for MKPRDLIRKLEKQGCQLLHHGFKPDIYHNPETRRTQPVPRHNEINGFLARKIIRDLSRI
- a CDS encoding DUF3943 domain-containing protein, yielding MIRNLKISAVLLPLFCVGASPAQTESESSDDFSWLKLDPRGEGAAYTFENSERSLAYPIKYVLFYHAVGLAMLNELDRETTGFDSFSWDTYERNLKAGPHWDDDSDFFNYLMHPLWGSETYLRARSQRYSPLESFLFSTASSVVWEFGFESFVAQPSRQDLLITSTVGSLLGEFRYRLKHNLTKREGQRYRVLEILIDPLQGLTEWAGDRMGNDWREPAYHEIRETRRDTYVDIGPMIRPGGKLGLMLRYERLF